Below is a window of Lodderomyces elongisporus chromosome 3, complete sequence DNA.
TAATGAGTAGTATGATTTGCTTATAACGCTATATCACTTCttaattcttctttttttgcaatataCTTGCTTTGTTAGGATAACTACGGCAGTGCTGGTTATCAGTCGACTTGCAAAACTTAAATAATAATGGATGCAAAATTGCAacttgttttattttcttgtcGAATCGATCAATCTCGTTTCAAAGATATAGATCTTTCCGTAAAACacattttttcatttaagAAATAAATTTGCTGTAGATTTATATATGTCATTTCAAGGCAGTCCTGATGAAACAACCATGTACAgaatatattatattattatcaatTAACTTACCACTTAGGTAACTGAATTTAAAAACACCACCTTTAACTATTCTTTTCGCCTATTTTtgtctattttcttttcctttcttttcatttccaatttatttaatttttttttttttgcagctAAACAATCAACCATAATGTTCAGACAGTATAAACCACTTGTTTCAGATAATCAACTTCATAAATTATCAGCcagattgaaaaacaaagctaCAGGCATGTTACACCAAATCTTCAATACTGGATGGAACGATTCTGTTTTCAGTACCaaaattatataaatacacCACCATTCACCATCGTAAGAACCAAGGACTGATGCTCTCGGACTTTTTGGTTGCAATTTTCCTAATTACAACCTAGAAGCTAACAATCCTAGttgtaaaaaataaaaaagattaaataaaaaactacaatcataaagaaagaaagaaaagaaaaagagaaaaaagtcaaaaaaatgAGGTTCTCAGCTGCTATCCTTACCGCTATCGCAGTCGCTTTAGTTGCATCTGCTGATATAGAAGATACCACTGCTAACAATGCTGCTGTTGAAGCTCCAGATGTTGCTGAAGATATCAATGCACCCTACCAAACGGAAATTGTCTACGACAATAACGaggctgctgctgctgctgctgctgctgctgaagAGTACGGACAGTACGCTCCAGGTCCAGAGTACGAGCAATATGCACCAGAAGATGCTTATGGACAGTATGCACCTCAAGGTTATGAGGCAGGCACTCCACAAGAAGGTGGTGAAGATGGATACTACGTCTATGTTCCAGACACTGAAACATATGCTAGTGAGGAAGAGGCTGCTCAAGCTGCTCAAGCTGCTCAGTACCATCAAAAGAGAAGTGCTGACCCAGGTTGGATGTGGACTAGATACGGCAGATTCTCTCCTGTAAAGAGAGACGCCAATGCCgatgctgctgctgatcCAGGTTGGATGTGGACTAGATACGGCAGATTCTCTCCTGTAAAGAGAGACGCCAatgctgatgctgctgCAGATCCAGGTTGGATGTGGACCAGGTACGGCAGATTCTCTCCTGTCAAGAGAGAGGCAGAAGCTGCTCAATAccatcaaaaaagaagtgcAGATCCAGGTTGGATGTGGACTAGATACGGTAGATTCTCGCCAGTGAAAAGAGACGCTAAcgctgatgctgatgctaATCCCGAGGCAGACCCAGGTTGGATGTGGACCAGGTACGGTAGATTCTCGCCAGTGAAAAGAGACGCTAACGCTGAAGCTGATGCTAATCCCGAGGCGGATCCAGGTTGGATGTGGACCAGGTACGGTAGATTCTCGCCAGTAAAGAGAGACGCTAACGCTGATGCTGCTGCAGATCCAGGTTGGATGTGGACCAGGTACGGCAGATTCTCTCCTGTAAAGAGAGACGCCAATGCTGATGCCGATGCTGACCCAGGTTGGATGTGGACCAGGTACGGCAGATTCTCTCCAGTGAAATAATCTTGCTGAAGCTTTGCTGTAAGtctaccaaaaaaagacttgCGCGGTAAACACGTACAAATGATGAATACTTTATCGTTTCAACAACTCTTCAATGTAAGTATATGTTACATTGTTGAGGTCTTAATTCTTTCTATTGTTCTTGATCTTCTTCCACAATATTTGAAAGAGACAAGTTTCCGTTTTTCTGTTAATCATTCTTTgatttattatatttttttttcgtccATCTATAGCTTATAATTATGAATATCCTTAAATTTGATTGAGTTCTGAGTATCGCCAACACAGCCCTagtaaaaaatgaaaagaagaaaaaatgaaaggaaagaaaaacaacaaagacaaaaaaaaaagtataaaccaaaaaataGATATGGATGTCAATTGTATTCGTGGTGTGtgcttctctttttcaattcttttacTCAACGACATATAGTTTTAGAATAGAATTGTTTAGGAGGCTTGTAGCTTATGTAGGGGGTTTGGAGAGAAAATTGCGCGTTCTACTGAAcaggttttttttttttttcaatctgcATTTGATTTAACCTTCTACCTTATCTTTTTACGACATTTTATAATAGCTATATTCTAGTCCATTAAACACAATGAATCAAGAAAGACAATTGACAGCAGGTATGACTATCCCATATCataaattaaatttgaagaaaaggattcatgtcttttcaaaagaaaaataagaataagaataagcacaaaaataaaaataaatacaagTAATTGGAGAGTAAAAACTATGAATTATAATGAatacccccccccccccccccagtTACTAACATAAGGCGTTACTAGATGAAATTGCATTGTATGATCGTCAAATCAGACTATGGGGTATGAAAACACAAGCCCGTATTCGAAGAACAAAAGTCTTGGTGATTCGACTAGGAGCAGTGGGTACTGAATGTGTCAAGAATCTTGTTCTTGGTGGTATAAATTCCATTGAGATTCTTGATGACTCAGTGGTTAGGGATGTTGACTTTGCttctcaattctttttACCAAACGATGATGCTATAATAgggaaattaaaattacCATTAGTCGAGGACAAGATCAAGGAACTCAACCCGGCAGTCCACCTCACAATCAATACGTCACAGGTAGACCCATTATTGACCGAGGCTACTTATCTCAAACAATTTGACGTTATTGTGGCATCGGAACTTTCAAAAGAACAGATAATGAAATTGAGCAAGACCACACGAGAGCTAAATCTTCCACTATATGTTACTGGAATGCATGGCACTTATGGATACTTGTTTGTTGACTTGATAGAACACATTTCACAAAAGACGTTTGGTGAGAGTACAGTTTCTCGAAAGGCAAACACTGAATTGACCAAAAGCAAAAccattgttgatgttaaGCGCAATCAAAAGGAGAAAACAGACCTTGTCACGATAAAAGACGTTTATCCTCCAATACATGAGATTTTCACATCcaaaaacatcaacaaagatgtgaaaaagaagtttaTGCAAAACTATTGCGGTCCGTTGTTGGCAACTTTAGCGCTCCTTAACATTCCTAAACCAACAAACCCAGAAGATATTATAGACCTGGAATTACTCAAAACAGAGGCATTAAAAATTTGTAACAATTTGGAGATACCCGAAAAATGgcttgaagaagaagagtatATACGAGATTTCAGTCAACAAGCATTCACAGAGTATTCGCCAACGGCGGCGATATTGGGAGGAGCAGTTGCTCAGGAGGTTATTCTTTATCTTGGCAAGGAAGAGAGTCCTGTCAATAATGTAATGACTTTGGATACTTTAAGAGCTCGAATGCCAATTTATCAATCGTGATACAGCAACATGAAtgcagcaaaaaaaaaagtaagagAGCAAGTACTTAAAGTTAAACAAgtcaaaagagaaagagtgtGTGTTAATAGCTACAGCATTATATCGCCTTCAttagcaaaacaaaaaaatagaaaccAAATTCTATATGTTTTAGAGCCACCCTCGTAATAATGCTATTGACGTCCAAAATACtgcttttaattttaattttgttttgttttgttttgatttttttgctttgttttcattctttcattccttttcttttgttgttcaaatcttttggaaaaatttatttatttggtgttgctgttcgtacttttcgttttttcaaatgagAAGTGTCCCTAAGAAACTTGAATGCCGATTGaagtttcttttccatcGCATCGTTTGAtctttcaaaatcattAATTGAATCAACAAGCTcctgtttcctttttttgaagTCGGTatgtttcttctcttcatcttgaagcatctcttcttccttgcGATTTagttcttcaatttctaatttcaattgttcttgttcttcttttgagtCTTCAATAGACTTGAGACTATTCTCAACTTCCCTCAAAGTATAATTTTTCTCATCGTTCTTCGATTGCATTTTAACAATCATACTCTTGATTTGTGACTGCAATTCCCATATCTGTAGCTGATTCTTTAcaaattcctttttttcatcgCCTTCAACTTCTTCGATGTATTTCTTCAATGcggtttctttttccttgaTTTCGAGTCTTTGCTGCTCAATTTGCTCTTGCTTTTTTGCAACCCATTTATTTCCACTCTCAATTCTCATTTGAGCATGGCCTATATCATCAAAAACATTAGATACTGCAATCTTcatctccctctctcttcGACCAATTCTATTTTGCATCTCAGGTGAGTCGAACCGCTCATATGACTCCAACTCCCGCTGTGCACGTGCAAGCAATTGGTATGCACTATTTAACTGTAACAAAACCTTGTGTGTCaagatgttgttgttaaacAGTTCTGTGTGTCCCGATAACTGAATCCCAATCAACTCATTGTAATCGTTCTTCAATGGGTTGCTTACATAGTCCAGCTGTAATCTCTTGAGTTCATAGTAAGTAGGGATAGTTGGCTCGTCGAATTGAACATTCATTCCATACGGTGTGTAATGAAAGTGTGCTTCGGTTAGTAAAGATCGCTCAACATCAATAGGAGTgtatttttgaattttgggTAAGGGTGGTAGGGGCCATGCAGGGTAGTCAGCAATGTTTTCATTGAACAAATGATCAAAGAAGTTGGGTGCTAGGTATTTAAGCTTTTGATTATAAATGGGAAACACATCTGGAGGAATGTTACCAATGTGATCTCTTAGACAAACAACAGATGAAATTATCTTGTATAAATAATCtggtttgttgtttttcttttcatcctGGTAGAACAAAGTTATCTGCTCAACAGTTTTGAGCGGTACAAGTCTAATAGTCACAGTGGGTTTATCCTGATCAGTCTGGTTTtgtattttcaatttttcgtAAAACTCAGTGGCTGTATCGACATGGCCATCAACCACAATCAATACATCAAATTTGGTACTCTCCAATAATTCACTATCCTTTTGAAGCTCGCCATCTGCAGGAATTAAATGTATTTGGGTCAATGGGcctttgttcttcttggCCCCACTTGACGTTGTATTCCCGTTCCCATTATTCCCATTTTTGCTTGCCTTTTTCGATTCACGTTGGATGTTGTTGCCCACATATCGTTTAACGCTTTTGTTTCCTGTACAAAGCATAAGCAAGGACTCTAACAAGTCAAACAACTTCACATTATTGGACAGTACAAGTCCCACATTTTTTGTCGTTGTGCTTTGACTTGCAATAACAGTATTTAACAAATCTTTCAACACGTTGAATTTCCCACTTGTCTCCGCAATCTTCGCAGGCATATCTTTGATAGCAAGGTTTTTCGGCATATAATGGCtaattaataaatatgGATGCGAGTTTACAAGCATGCAGTTTTCTATGCACGTCTTTACagattcaacaacaatatccTTGTCGTCGTTGGTCTCGCAAAACTTGAGTATATCTGGATAGTGGAGCGAAATGATCTGGTCGGTTAATTCCTTTTGGTACTCATACATTGGTGTGCCTAGGTAGTAGTCTCCGCTATAATTTAACTCGCTCAAATCTAGCTCAATAATGGGTGGCTCTGGAGTGCTATCAAGTATCTTTAATAAATTCATTGTGCTTTTTGGTATTCCTTTTGGTGAGATGGTCTAGGGTGAAgcaactaaaaaaaaaaggaaaaggaaaaggaaaaagaacaaaagaaaaagaaaaggataaaaGAAATCGTATCAGGTGGAGTATAGtctgttcttcttcttcttcttcttgttgttcctTTGTTCTCAATAGGAAAAGGTTttgggaaaagaaattatagTTTTTGAACGTTTTGTGTTTACGAGAACTAAACAGGATGGAACTGAACCCGCGCAGATTTTCGAACTTTGCAGGTTTTTTGGAATTGTAAAGAGAAGCTTCCGCCCCGAGATCCCGGAAGAGCGGCTCGCTCACGAAGACTAACAGTATAAATTTCTTATTAGCTATATATGTGATATCATCCTTTGTTTCAAATCTGCGAACAAGAGTAATTTTGAGGCATACATAAAGAATTCTTTTAATACACTGTTGTGTAGAGTCAAATCTGGATTACTATTTGAATAATTTCTTACAGGTACCTGTGTGAATAAAAATATTCTCATTTGGGCTCCATCTTTATATACTTTActtaaaaacaaatcagGGTAACATACATTCAGAACACAGCGGGTAGTGTCATACCACCAATAGCAACAAACCACAGTgaacaacagcaaaacaCAGTAAACCACATTAAATCACAGCAAAGCACAGCACAGTATATTTCATTGCAGTACGAATAATAtaacaattcttttttggatcAAACAAGTCACAAGATGGAGTTTGAAGATATTCCTACTATAAATGATATTCCTGTGCCAGATGAGGATGAACAAGTCAAAGAAGAGTTGCAGCGACTAGGTCAACCTGTCTTTATAAACGGAGAAGATGACGATGGTCGACgagaaagattgaaaaacttgCTTAACCACGATAACGGACAAGGTGAACTAatagatgaagatgacgaagatgaagagTTTTACACACCAGGACCAGAAGTGTTATACAACACACGACTTCGAATACTTCGCGATGCACTAAGCAAAGCATCTGATCGGCTTAAACTCCAGCGCCAAATTGTTAAAGAGAATCCTGAGTTTATCAAAGTTCTTAAATTTAGGCGAGATATCAATTCTAAACTATCTTTGATTGAATTGTATGGATCGCAGGTCATTCCAGACATCACTAGAGCTATATCAAGTGTCAAGTTTTCCAACCAATCAGACTTGATCGCATGTGGATCCTGGGATGGATCGATCCATGTTTTGAACAGTACAGACTTGAATCCAGTTACGAAACTTTCTACGGGCCATATAGAAAAAGTTGGATCGCTTGATTGGAGACCTGATACTGAGGAGAACATACTTTTATCGGGAGGCAACGATGGTAATATACGGATGTGGGGCATTAATGCTAATACTCCAACTACAAACCCACTTTCAACACTTACAGAAGCACACACGGATCGAATTACAAGTACAATGTTCCATCCAATAAATGATCTTGCCATTTCCACATCTTTTGACCAAACATGGAAATTATGGGATCTCACAAAACAAACCGAGCTATATCAACAAGAAGGACATTCAAAAGGGATATTTTGTGGATCAGTTCACCCAGATGGTTCATTATTCCTCTCTGGTGGATTAGATGGAATAATCTACGTATGGGATCTACGTTCAGGAAGAGCATTGATGCCACTACAAAAACATATGCAAGGAATATATGGATTAGATTGGTCGCCAAACGGACACGAGTTTGCAAGTGCTTCTGGTGACTGTTCGGTTAAGATTTGGGATATGAGGAAATTAGACCATAGCGGTAAAGAGTTGCATACAATTCCTGCACACACAAAACTAGTGAGCAATGTCAAATTCTTCAGAAAAAGCACAAAAGATGTACAGACTAATAATGGCACATTCCTCGTCACTAGTTCATACGATGGAATTGTTAATGTTTGGTCTGCAGATAATTGGGTTAAAGTCAACACACTAAAGGGACACGGGGATAAAGTCATGAGTTGCGATATTGGGGTTATTGATGATCATTTCACAATCGTTAGTAGCGGATGGGACAGAAGTGTCAAATTGTGGAAAAATAATTGaggtaaaaaagaaaagaaaaaaaaaaaaaaatatatataaaaaataaaaaaaaaagaaaaacaaaaaagaagaaaaggaaagaacaAAGGACATAATTAATGATTTTGTTGAAGTATCCTATCAGCGTAGGCAGCaaaatcttctttttcattaatCATTTCATTCAAATCGGGTTGACAAAACACCGCCAATGTGTTTCTAGCAATGTGAGGAATGTTGGTACCTTTAACGTAGTGCAGCACAGCGCGGAACTTGCCCTTGGATACTTCTTGTAAAGCCGATCCTGATTGGAACGCGAGGTGATCTTTTGGTAAGTTGACTTTGACCACATTACCTAATCTGCTTTTGATATACAATCCAGCCTCAGGGTCAGGAGACGAATCCAAGGCGTGCGTCAAGCCCTGCGACTCATCTATAAATAAAGCAGAAGTCAATCCAGTTAGACAAGAATGGTCGAGGTGCTCTCCACACcaatcatcgtcatcgttaTTTTTAGTATTGGTGTTGTTATCGCTGGTTTTATTGCCCGTACCACAATCAGTGTTTGGAAAGTAATGCAACAATCTAGCTTTTGTACATGTAGATTCTTTCACAATTCGTTTCAAATATCCCTGTTCATAATTTTCGTAGATCCCTGCAATATATCGATCACAATTTTCCGCTACAAGTTCAGCCACATCAATGATGtaattgatcaatttcttACAATCTGTTTTAAAGCCTTCTAATTCACCATCTTCAACACGTTCATCGGGCCACATGTTCTTTGCTGTGTATGCCTTGTGTTTCGCGTACTTTTGCACAATCTCATCTCTGGGTCCTTCCAACTCCAGGTCATTATGGAAAGCACAATTGATATAAAATGATCCTTTTCTATCATCAGCTTTTCCTGAATTGGCAAGTTTTTCCTTGCCACATGACCAACCGATAAGCCACATCGCTTCCTTGCATTCCAATCGCGACAAATGTTCTTGTGATAAATTTGCCAATACGCTCGCTTTGGAGAGAACTCTGTTGCGCAATGTAAGGAACTCGTTAGAACCAGTGGTGTTTACGAGAATTACCCCAAGAGAATCGGGACCAAATGCCGAAGTAAGCACTGAGTCATCAATTCCTAAGCGAAGTTGGTCAATTGTGACAACCACCGGTGCGTCTGGTGCGTCTGGCGTGTCTGGTGTAGTTGGTGAAACCAATGGGGCACTTGAGCTTGGTTGAATGGATGGAACCATAATATGCGAATTGATCTGTGTTGTTTGATTGTAATGAATTTGAAGGCAAATActgaaaagaattgaaagaaaaggaaaggaaagaaaaggaaagcgCAAAAAAAGTGGCTCAATGTttgaaaacagaaaacaataGCTCTTAAtacttgtttttgattattCGTGCGGTTGATGATGGTACTGACGGAAGGAAGTGTCGGGGGTAAGAGTAAATTTTTGTAATTCCGTGcgcaaaaaataaaagaaaaaggcaCCTATAAATGTTTGATATATCAAATGAGACTTATAGAGTCTACCATTTCGTAATACATATTAAAGTACGCGGTTGATTAGAATACACTATTAAATAATGGTCAATACAAATGTAAACCACGTAACATACCCTTTAGAGACAAGCTCCTGCCTTCCAATAGACCttgctttttcaaatctccAACTCTTTTCGTGGTGTTCCCGTCAATATCACGAGCCTCATTactatcattattattattgttgttgttgttgttgttgttgctgttgttgttgttgttgttacagATGTCGTTATTGAATACCAAACTAACAATTAATACACTGCGCCATGTTGATCTAACTGAAACGtgctttttgaaaaagctATGGATACTTTCAACATCCCAATCAGTTAAATATTCCATATGATGTCTCCTCAGTGATTCAAAGTCATCGTAATTCTTGGTGAGGATGTTTTCCCAATTGGTTTGATGTAATTTGTGCATAACAATGTTTGCACTGGAAAAATTTGGTCTTGTAGAAACTAGTGCATTGGATAGGATTGAATGGTTGTTATTTTCTCCCACTTCTCTTTCTACTTTGCCATTTATATTCAGTCGGAATTTATTATACTGGTCGATCTGATAACGTAACTCGTCTGAACTTATTGCCATAAGTCGTTTCTCCCAATCGTTCAACATATTTTCAATCTCTACTTTTATTTGTGAATGACTAGACCCACAATAGTGGTATTTCTGGATGCCAGCACATTTTCTATGATCATTTTTaacatatatgtatattccGACAGTTTGCTTATTGGTCCTTATCCCGCTTGATACGCGGTATCCTCTTATTTGCTGCTTTTGTTGCTTCTTTCTAATTCTATGGAAATACGCTTTAGCTTCACGGTTCAACAAATACGCCAAGAACTCAACCACTGCCAAAGTGTACTTGTTTCTCCGCTGACACATTTGCAAATAATAATACACCACATCTGAGTTGTTGTGAGAAAGCACTGAATTTCCAATCTTCACAACGTCGTTAGTGCCTGGTTCTAAAAGAATGCTTTGGGGTTGCTCAAAAGCAAGATGTTCCATGTATACTCGTTTGTGTGACGTCAAAATATTGATTATATCGCATATGGTATGCACTGTTAACGTTGATTTCGTTGCTCCAAGTCCAAGACCGTTACCGCCACTACAACCAAAATTACCACTAACGCCACTACCACCAAAGCTACCAGAGACTAGGATGAAAGTGCGCTTAATGCCATAAACGTACTCATTACTCACAACCTTGATATCTTGCTTATTCAATAATTCCAACTGATCAAATATCTCATCCACGCTAATGACACTGTGCTCCAAATATTTGGTTGATTCAACAATAATTTGTTTATCGACAaaaacatcatcattattgacATCATCGATATCATCAACgtcttctttattattgGCTTTATTGGCATTGAGCCAATATCCTGTGGACGCAAAGTATGCTCTCGCGTCCGTTTTCAAACGTACAAACTCTTTATACTCTGGCTCAAATGTACTCAacaattcttttgttcttttgatgaaatcatATAAAAAGCTTTCAAACCCAATCATATCGGGACCGTGAACTTCAAATGCCAATGAAGGTCTATTAACAAAATTTGCATATATGCCCCATGATAATAATGCCAATTCTGCATGATGGAACtctattttcaattgttcaCCAAGGTATTGAGCAATTAATTCGGTGGAAATAATGGTTTGAATTAGGTTAGGCCGCTCTGATAGTTCAATCAGAAAGGATACGGTAATTCTCCGATCCGATGATTTGAGCTTAGAATGCCATACTTCATACGAGATGGAATGATCAATCATTTGCGGTGATGAATCTTCTACAATATCAGGAGGGTATAGTTGCGTATAGTTTGCAGAATCTTCAAGAAGTAGATCTAATTCCTCTCTAGTATGTTTGATATATTTGTTAGGTACTAAGAACCGGTATATGGGGAATACTGTCTCATCAATTGTATATTTTAAGCTCATTAATGCATACTCAAAATTGTAGATGGGGCCTTGAATGAATCTTGTATCGTCAGATGGTAGAGCAATCATGTGGGAGCATTCATCATCTATAATGATTAGGTTGGGCACTTGTTGAATGAAAATTTCTTTAGTCCTGTTGATGAACGTAGTTGCATCTATGTTTTGCTTTGCGCATTCTTCACCAATAAATATGTCCTTCGGATCAATACCATACTGAATCTGTTTTGCATACCGTGACACTTCGTCGCCAGACGATAGCAAGCAAGTGCCAGGAGCAGCAAAACATGCTTGGAATTTAAAGATTCTCGAATACTCTAGGAGCATTGCATGGACTAGTTTAGGATGTGCATTCAGTAACTGTTCAATTAAATTCCAGATTGCGCATATTATCACGTTTAAATCACAACTACTCTTGTACTCTAAATCAATTAGTAGTGCTTGGTTTTCGCGGGTAAACTTTGACATATGGACGTGCAATGAATTTATTACTTTTAGTTCATGTTGGAGATAATACGATAATGAAGCTGGTGATTGATCACCTAGAACTGAGCACCAAACTTTTTCGAAGAATGTTTCATTGAGTTGGTAAATAGGAAAAACTAATCTTGCCTGTTTCTCATActggttctggttctggtagtcgtggtggtggtggcggCGGcgtagcagcagcagcggcGGCGGCAACGGCAGCggcagcagttgttgttgttgttgtcctttctcttgttcttgtggCAGCAAATTTGacttttgctgttgttttGGGTATTGTTTGATCCAAAGGACTTGGTTATTGTAGCCTAATGGATAGACCTCCATCTCGCCATTGGAATTGAATTCATTCAGAAAGGTGGAAATGGGGCTACTGCTACAGCTGCTCTTGGTTTCCATGTTTGGTGATCGTCCAAGTTTATAACCCACCCCTAATCTACTGTTACCGTTtttactactaccactactactaccactgctgctgctgctgttggtACTGCTTCTGCTATGTCTCctgtttccttttctcttgCTTTTCCCGTATTCACTTTCGCTGGGTATATCGCCGAAATGAGCTATTGCTAATTTCTGTAATTGGTTTAAGGACAATGAACTTTTCAATACCAAGACCATTTTTTCCGCAACGAAATGTTTTTCATAGTGATTCATCATTTcctgttttaattttttattcttcaatgtttccattttcttttctgttgtCGTTTCTGTTGCGATTTTACGAAATGGATGTTGTTCATTGGCCAATAACCTCATTCCATAAAAGAGTAATTTGTCACGACTCGCACAAATACCATTGTGGGTGATTTCACCACTTTCGTGatgtttattttcaatcGAGCTCAATTCCAGGTTAATCCATTTTTCATTAAATTGTAACTGACTTTGTTTGAAACCGGAGCTGAATGTCTTGAATAAATTGGTCAAATCTGATTCACCGTCATCTTTACTGATAAAAGATGCATTGTTTAATGGAAC
It encodes the following:
- the AOS1 gene encoding E1 ubiquitin-activating protein aos1, with product MNQERQLTADEIALYDRQIRLWGMKTQARIRRTKVLVIRLGAVGTECVKNLVLGGINSIEILDDSVVRDVDFASQFFLPNDDAIIGKLKLPLVEDKIKELNPAVHLTINTSQVDPLLTEATYLKQFDVIVASELSKEQIMKLSKTTRELNLPLYVTGMHGTYGYLFVDLIEHISQKTFGESTVSRKANTELTKSKTIVDVKRNQKEKTDLVTIKDVYPPIHEIFTSKNINKDVKKKFMQNYCGPLLATLALLNIPKPTNPEDIIDSELLKTEALKICNNLEIPEKWLEEEEYIRDFSQQAFTEYSPTAAILGGAVAQEVILYLGKEESPVNNVMTLDTLRARMPIYQS
- a CDS encoding uncharacterized protein (BUSCO:EOG09262CXO), whose translation is MEFEDIPTINDIPVPDEDEQVKEELQRLGQPVFINGEDDDGRRERLKNLLNHDNGQGELIDEDDEDEEFYTPGPEVLYNTRLRILRDALSKASDRLKLQRQIVKENPEFIKVLKFRRDINSKLSLIELYGSQVIPDITRAISSVKFSNQSDLIACGSWDGSIHVLNSTDLNPVTKLSTGHIEKVGSLDWRPDTEENILLSGGNDGNIRMWGINANTPTTNPLSTLTEAHTDRITSTMFHPINDLAISTSFDQTWKLWDLTKQTELYQQEGHSKGIFCGSVHPDGSLFLSGGLDGIIYVWDLRSGRALMPLQKHMQGIYGLDWSPNGHEFASASGDCSVKIWDMRKLDHSGKELHTIPAHTKLVSNVKFFRKSTKDVQTNNGTFLVTSSYDGIVNVWSADNWVKVNTLKGHGDKVMSCDIGVIDDHFTIVSSGWDRSVKLWKNN
- the HDA3 gene encoding histone deacetylase translates to MNLLKILDSTPEPPIIELDLSELNYSGDYYLGTPMYEYQKELTDQIISLHYPDILKFCETNDDKDIVVESVKTCIENCMLVNSHPYLLISHYMPKNLAIKDMPAKIAETSGKFNVLKDLLNTVIASQSTTTKNVGLVSSNNVKLFDLLESLLMLCTGNKSVKRYVGNNIQRESKKASKNGNNGNGNTTSSGAKKNKGPLTQIHLIPADGELQKDSELLESTKFDVLIVVDGHVDTATEFYEKLKIQNQTDQDKPTVTIRLVPLKTVEQITLFYQDEKKNNKPDYLYKIISSVVCLRDHIGNIPPDVFPIYNQKLKYLAPNFFDHLFNENIADYPAWPLPPLPKIQKYTPIDVERSLLTEAHFHYTPYGMNVQFDEPTIPTYYELKRLQSDYVSNPLKNDYNELIGIQLSGHTESFNNNILTHKVLLQLNSAYQLLARAQRELESYERFDSPEMQNRIGRREREMKIAVSNVFDDIGHAQMRIESGNKWVAKKQEQIEQQRLEIKEKETALKKYIEEVEGDEKKEFVKNQLQIWELQSQIKSMIVKMQSKNDEKNYTLREVENSLKSIEDSKEEQEQLKLEIEELNRKEEEMLQDEEKKHTDFKKRKQELVDSINDFERSNDAMEKKLQSAFKFLRDTSHLKKRKVRTATPNK
- the AXL1 gene encoding Endoprotease (MEROPS:MER0169735); this encodes MDFFTATELHSNFQRSQLHLHRNSRYIKLSNGLRVLLISDSHSPITAASICIGVGKFTDPEKFPELAHFCNQMIFLGKHNNNVDFDFDCAFDFDFDYDVDTDVKNENAKVNLNLNVTESVLKTHHSSVIASSTSSSHDFCARLRKMGGKFHLNTLGDQSTFQFEVPLNNASFISKDDGESDLTNLFKTFSSGFKQSQLQFNEKWINSELSSIENKHHESGEITHNGICASRDKLLFYGMRLLANEQHPFRKIATETTTEKKMETLKNKKLKQEMMNHYEKHFVAEKMVLVLKSSLSLNQLQKLAIAHFGDIPSESEYGKSKRKGNRRHSRSSTNSSSSSGSSSGSSKNGNSRLGVGYKLGRSPNMETKSSCSSSPISTFSNEFNSNGEMEVYPLGYNNQVLWIKQYPKQQQKSNLSPQEQEKGQQQQQSSPSPLPPPSSSLRRRHHHHDYQNQNQYEKQARLVFPIYQLNETFFEKVWCSVLGDQSPASLSYYLQHELKVINSLHVHMSKFTRENQALLIDLEYKSSCDLNVIICAIWNLIEQLSNAHPKLVHAMLLEYSRIFKFQACFAAPGTCLLSSGDEVSRYAKQIQYGIDPKDIFIGEECAKQNIDATTFINRTKEIFIQQVPNLIIIDDECSHMIALPSDDTRFIQGPIYNFEYALMSLKYTIDETVFPIYRFLVPNKYIKHTREELDLLLEDSANYTQLYPPDIVEDSSPQMIDHSISYEVWHSKLKSSDRRITVSFSIELSERPNLIQTIISTELIAQYLGEQLKIEFHHAELALLSWGIYANFVNRPSLAFEVHGPDMIGFESFLYDFIKRTKELLSTFEPEYKEFVRLKTDARAYFASTGYWLNANKANNKEDVDDIDDVNNDDVFVDKQIIVESTKYLEHSVISVDEIFDQLELLNKQDIKVVSNEYVYGIKRTFILVSGSFGGSGVSGNFGCSGGNGLGLGATKSTLTVHTICDIINILTSHKRVYMEHLAFEQPQSILLEPGTNDVVKIGNSVLSHNNSDVVYYYLQMCQRRNKYTLAVVEFLAYLLNREAKAYFHRIRKKQQKQQIRGYRVSSGIRTNKQTVGIYIYVKNDHRKCAGIQKYHYCGSSHSQIKVEIENMLNDWEKRLMAISSDELRYQIDQYNKFRSNINGKVEREVGENNNHSILSNALVSTRPNFSSANIVMHKLHQTNWENILTKNYDDFESSRRHHMEYLTDWDVESIHSFFKKHVSVRSTWRSVLIVSLVFNNDICNNNNNNSNNNNNNNNNNNDSNEARDIDGNTTKRVGDLKKQGLLEGRSLSLKGMLRGLHLY